From the Oryza glaberrima chromosome 5, OglaRS2, whole genome shotgun sequence genome, one window contains:
- the LOC127774868 gene encoding probable LRR receptor-like serine/threonine-protein kinase At1g56130: MRSSGISVIVVVRHLAWLVLILCSWPRVAAAQAQQAPKTDPVEAAALNTILGRWGKKASWEWNISGELCSGFASTEIDWDYYPTINPFIKCDCSFSNNTLCHITKLRVYKLGVVGQIPAELQNLTHLEYLNFNYNYLTGAIPSFIGKFSSMKYLALASNSLSGQLPKELGNPTNLLSLGINLNNFTGVLPEELGNMTKLQQLYVVSSGFSGRFPSTFSKLRNLKLLRASDNGFIGKIPHYFGSMTNLEDIGFEGNSFEGPIPENLSNLTRLENLRIGDIVSGASSLAFISNLTSLYQLILRNCKISGDLRALDFSKFRTLISLDLSFNNITAQLP; encoded by the exons atgcgtTCTAGCGGGATCAGCGTAATTGTTGTCGTTCGCCACCTGGCGTGGCTGGTGCTAATTTTGTGCTCATGGCCGCGGgttgcagctgctcaggctcaACAAGCACCAAAAACTGATCCAGTCGAAG CGGCCGCCCTGAACACGATCCTAGGGAGATGGGGCAAGAAGGCATCGTGGGAGTGGAACATTAGCGGCGAGCTCTGCAGCGGTTTCGCCTCTACTGAAATCGACTGGGATTACTACCCCACCATCAACCCGTTCATCAAATGCGATTGCAGTTTCAGCAACAACACCCTCTGCCATATTACCAAACT GAGGGTATATAAATTGGGAGTAGTTGGTCAAATACCTGCAGAGCTACAGAATCTCACCCACCTAGAGTATTT GAACTTTAATTATAATTACTTGACTGGTGCCATTCCATCATTCATTGGAAAATTCAGTTCAATGAAATATTT GGCATTAGCTTCAAATTCACTGTCCGGACAACTTCCAAAGGAACTTGGGAACCCCACCAATCTTCTCTCGTT GGGCATTAACTTAAATAATTTTACCGGTGTACTTCCTGAAGAGCTGGGCAACATGACCAAACTTCAGCAATT GTATGTTGTTAGTTCTGGATTCAGCGGTCGGTTTCCTTCGACGTTTTCAAAGCTTCGCAACCTGAAGTTATT GAGAGCATCAGACAATGGATTCATAGGGAAGATACCTCATTATTTTGGCAGCATGACTAATTTAGAAGATAT TGGTTTCGAAGGAAACTCATTTGAAGGACCAATTCCAGAAAATCTGTCTAATCTGACCAGATTAGAAAACTT ACGGATTGGAGATATAGTAAGTGGGGCCTCTTCATTGGCATTTATCAGTAATCTGACATCTCTGTACCAACT GATATTAAGAAACTGTAAGATATCGGGTGATCTCAGAGCATTAGATTTTTCCAAGTTTCGAACACTAATATCGCT GGACCTAAGTTTTAACAATATCACAGCCCAACTTCCTTAA